In one Mycobacterium sp. NBC_00419 genomic region, the following are encoded:
- a CDS encoding response regulator transcription factor, with translation MSANSKVRVVVGDDHPLFRDGLVRALSGSGEIEVVAEADDGPSALALIKEHLPDVALLDYQMPGMNGAEVAAAVVRDELATRVLLVSAHDDAEIVYHALQQGAAGYLPKDSTRSEIVNAVLDCAKGRDVLAPRLASGLAVEIRRRAEPSGPSLSAREREVLGMIAHGQSIPSIAGSLFLAPSTVKTHVQRLYEKLGVSDRAAAVAEAMRRGLLE, from the coding sequence ATGTCTGCGAACAGCAAGGTGCGCGTTGTCGTCGGCGACGACCACCCGTTGTTCCGCGACGGCCTGGTACGGGCGCTGAGCGGCAGCGGTGAGATCGAGGTCGTCGCCGAGGCGGACGACGGCCCGTCGGCGTTGGCGTTGATCAAGGAACACCTGCCCGACGTCGCGCTGCTGGACTACCAGATGCCGGGAATGAACGGCGCCGAGGTCGCCGCCGCGGTGGTCCGCGACGAGCTCGCGACCCGGGTGCTGCTGGTGTCGGCACACGACGACGCCGAAATCGTCTACCACGCCTTGCAGCAGGGTGCCGCCGGCTATCTGCCCAAGGACTCGACACGCTCGGAGATCGTCAACGCCGTCTTGGACTGCGCGAAGGGCCGCGACGTCCTGGCGCCCCGGCTGGCCTCCGGACTGGCCGTCGAAATCCGGCGTCGCGCCGAGCCGTCCGGTCCCTCGCTGAGCGCCCGGGAACGGGAAGTCCTCGGGATGATCGCGCACGGCCAGAGCATCCCGTCGATCGCCGGGTCGTTGTTCCTGGCGCCCTCCACCGTCAAGACCCACGTTCAGCGCCTCTACGAGAAGCTGGGAGTCAGCGACCGGGCCGCGGCGGTCGCCGAGGCCATGCGCAGGGGACTGCTGGAGTAG
- a CDS encoding sensor histidine kinase, protein MLDYLTTEPVRVAAVLRLPLIVLIALLVYIQDVEHWLPDVYGGVLLLYAAFALGWLVVVVRTPIRWWFGVASTAVDVFVVLVLCLASGGATVWLLPVFFLVPITVAFLDRPELTAALGLSAAGGYLLAWIVYSKRDDTVGLPNVVYVQVGCLLWLAAATTALCFVLSKRRARVQALLAVRKRLVAESMQADERNNRRLSEQLHDGPLQNLLAARLDLEDLRDRPSDEGFDRVEAALRETVTLLRNTVTSLHPQVLAQVGLGPALRELVRQYQQRWDVTFDCDIDEVGKPRAQALLYRAARELLANAHKHSRATHVQVALYRAGGAVVLRVVDDGVGFDPSGLDRKVADGHIGLASLVVGIEEMGGSLGFSHTAGGGSTTVVTMPDQAPAPKAL, encoded by the coding sequence ATGCTCGACTACCTGACGACCGAGCCGGTCCGGGTCGCCGCCGTCCTGCGTCTCCCGCTGATCGTGCTCATCGCGCTGTTGGTGTACATCCAGGATGTCGAACACTGGCTGCCTGATGTCTACGGCGGGGTGCTGCTGCTGTACGCGGCCTTCGCCCTGGGCTGGCTGGTGGTCGTCGTACGCACCCCGATCCGCTGGTGGTTCGGGGTCGCCTCGACGGCGGTGGACGTGTTCGTCGTGCTGGTGCTGTGCCTGGCCTCCGGCGGCGCGACGGTCTGGCTGCTCCCAGTCTTCTTCCTGGTGCCGATCACTGTTGCCTTCCTGGACCGCCCCGAACTCACTGCGGCGCTAGGGCTAAGTGCGGCCGGCGGCTACCTGCTCGCCTGGATCGTCTACTCCAAGCGCGACGACACCGTGGGGCTGCCCAACGTGGTCTACGTCCAGGTCGGGTGCCTGCTGTGGCTGGCGGCCGCGACCACCGCGCTGTGCTTCGTGTTGTCCAAGCGGCGGGCGCGGGTGCAGGCGCTGCTCGCTGTGCGCAAGCGGTTGGTTGCCGAATCGATGCAGGCCGACGAGCGCAACAATCGCCGGCTTTCCGAGCAACTGCACGACGGACCACTGCAGAACCTGCTCGCGGCCCGGCTGGATCTCGAGGATCTGCGTGACCGGCCCAGCGATGAGGGTTTCGACCGCGTCGAGGCGGCGCTGCGGGAGACGGTCACGCTGCTGCGCAACACCGTCACCAGCCTGCACCCCCAGGTACTGGCCCAGGTCGGGTTGGGTCCGGCGCTTCGAGAGTTGGTGCGGCAATACCAGCAGCGCTGGGACGTCACCTTCGACTGTGACATCGACGAGGTCGGCAAACCACGGGCGCAGGCCCTGCTGTATCGGGCCGCCCGTGAACTATTGGCCAACGCGCACAAGCATTCTCGCGCCACCCATGTGCAGGTGGCGCTGTACCGGGCCGGTGGGGCGGTGGTACTGCGGGTGGTCGACGACGGAGTGGGTTTCGACCCATCGGGGCTCGACCGCAAGGTGGCCGACGGACACATCGGGCTGGCCTCACTGGTCGTGGGCATCGAGGAGATGGGTGGCTCGCTCGGCTTCAGCCACACCGCAGGCGGCGGCTCGACGACCGTGGTGACCATGCCGGATCAGGCGCCCGCCCCAAAAGCACTGTGA
- a CDS encoding acyl-CoA thioesterase encodes MTEWTTIAERPHQARLQLDNYPIVDAVQARYGDMDANGHLNNLALESMHENARATMNRSVFPDIYDVATRRFRLVTSQNAVHFLAEAHWPALVQTGAGVGRIGRTSFVASTGLFIGGACVGICDTVLVLLGDDGPVPFTDDDRAKLVKVSLGSPPRST; translated from the coding sequence GTGACCGAATGGACGACCATCGCCGAGCGGCCCCATCAGGCGCGGCTACAGCTGGACAACTATCCGATCGTCGACGCCGTGCAGGCGCGCTACGGCGATATGGACGCCAACGGTCACCTGAACAACCTGGCGCTGGAGTCGATGCACGAGAACGCCCGGGCCACCATGAACCGCTCGGTGTTTCCCGACATCTACGACGTCGCCACCCGACGGTTCCGGCTGGTGACGTCTCAGAACGCCGTGCACTTCCTGGCCGAGGCGCACTGGCCCGCCCTGGTGCAGACCGGGGCCGGTGTCGGACGGATCGGCCGGACATCGTTCGTGGCGTCCACGGGACTGTTCATCGGCGGCGCCTGCGTCGGCATCTGCGACACCGTCCTGGTGCTGCTCGGCGATGACGGCCCGGTGCCGTTCACCGATGACGACCGCGCCAAGCTGGTGAAGGTCAGCCTCGGCTCGCCGCCGAGATCGACGTAA
- a CDS encoding ABC transporter permease, with product MSVFVDVTPDEGARPAAAEPRSSSRWGDLATRVGLPLLSVLVFFLLWQFAAASEIWNQTFVPYPSTVWHAFVDVSTTHDGVRGYAGYLLWEHLYMTLRRVFVGVVIGVALGVLLGLAMGSIPWVRSVLEPWLTFLRALPPLAYFFLLVIWLGIDEAPKITLLALAALPPAAVATTAAVVAVPVSLVEAARALGASRRDVVRDIVIPSALPETFTGIRLAVGMAYSSVVAAELFNGIPGIGGLVKDASNYNNTPVVLVGIFAIGISGLVIDGLLRSVERRAVPWRGKV from the coding sequence GTGTCTGTGTTCGTTGACGTGACCCCGGATGAGGGGGCCCGGCCGGCTGCTGCCGAGCCGCGATCCTCCAGCCGATGGGGCGACCTGGCCACGCGCGTCGGTCTTCCGTTGCTCTCGGTCCTGGTCTTCTTTCTCCTCTGGCAGTTCGCCGCCGCCAGCGAGATCTGGAACCAGACGTTCGTGCCCTACCCGAGCACCGTGTGGCACGCCTTCGTCGATGTCTCCACCACTCACGACGGAGTCCGTGGCTACGCCGGATATCTGCTGTGGGAGCACCTCTACATGACCCTGCGCCGGGTGTTCGTCGGCGTGGTCATCGGTGTCGCGCTCGGCGTGCTGCTCGGCCTGGCGATGGGGTCCATCCCGTGGGTGCGCAGCGTGCTCGAACCATGGCTGACGTTCCTGCGGGCGCTGCCCCCGCTGGCGTACTTCTTCCTCCTGGTCATCTGGCTGGGCATCGACGAAGCACCCAAGATCACGCTGCTGGCCCTGGCGGCACTGCCGCCCGCCGCCGTGGCGACCACCGCGGCGGTCGTCGCCGTCCCCGTCAGCCTGGTGGAGGCCGCCCGCGCGCTGGGCGCCTCCCGGCGTGACGTCGTTCGCGACATCGTGATCCCGTCGGCACTGCCCGAGACGTTCACCGGCATTCGGCTGGCGGTCGGCATGGCTTACTCGTCGGTGGTCGCCGCCGAGTTGTTCAACGGCATTCCTGGTATCGGCGGCCTGGTCAAGGACGCCAGCAATTACAACAACACTCCCGTGGTGCTCGTCGGCATCTTCGCCATCGGCATCTCGGGTTTGGTGATCGACGGTCTGCTGCGCTCGGTCGAGCGCCGCGCCGTCCCCTGGAGAGGAAAAGTATGA
- a CDS encoding taurine ABC transporter substrate-binding protein: MKRRKIAAIALAAVTMIGLAGCSVDQGKNDAGKPTLRIGYQTFPSGDLIVKNNRWLEDALPDYNIKWIKFDSGADVNTAFIAKELDFGALGSSPVARGLSAPLNIPYSVAFVLDVAGDNEALVARNGSGINSIADLRGKRVATPFASTAHYSLLAALAQNGLSPSDVQLIDLQPQAILAAWDRGDIAAAYTWLPTLDQLRKTGKDLITSRQLAQDGKPTLDLAAVANSFAKDKPEVVDVWRKQQARALTVIKDDPAAAAKAIAAEIGLSPAEVEGQLKQGVYLTPQEVASPQWLGTEGNPGNIAANLESASQFLAEQKQIPAAAPLKTFQDAIYTQGLPDVITK; this comes from the coding sequence ATGAAGCGCAGGAAAATTGCCGCGATCGCCCTTGCCGCGGTCACCATGATCGGGTTGGCGGGCTGCTCGGTCGATCAGGGCAAGAACGATGCGGGCAAGCCGACGCTGCGCATCGGGTACCAGACCTTCCCCAGCGGCGACCTCATCGTCAAGAACAACCGGTGGCTGGAAGACGCGCTGCCGGACTACAACATCAAGTGGATCAAGTTCGACTCCGGCGCCGACGTGAACACCGCCTTCATCGCCAAGGAACTCGACTTCGGCGCCCTAGGCTCCAGCCCGGTGGCGCGCGGCCTGTCGGCCCCGCTCAACATTCCCTACAGCGTGGCCTTCGTCCTCGACGTCGCAGGCGACAACGAGGCGCTGGTCGCCCGCAACGGCTCCGGCATCAACTCGATCGCCGACCTCAGGGGCAAGCGTGTCGCCACCCCGTTCGCGTCCACCGCGCATTACAGCCTGCTCGCCGCACTGGCCCAGAATGGCTTGTCGCCCAGCGATGTTCAGCTGATCGACCTGCAGCCCCAGGCGATCCTGGCGGCCTGGGATCGCGGCGACATCGCGGCGGCCTACACCTGGTTGCCGACGCTGGATCAGCTGCGCAAGACCGGCAAGGACCTGATCACCAGCCGGCAGCTGGCCCAGGACGGCAAGCCGACCCTCGACCTGGCCGCGGTGGCGAACTCCTTCGCCAAGGACAAGCCCGAGGTCGTCGACGTGTGGCGCAAGCAGCAGGCGCGGGCACTGACCGTGATCAAGGACGATCCGGCCGCGGCGGCAAAGGCCATCGCCGCTGAGATCGGGCTGTCCCCGGCCGAGGTCGAAGGCCAGCTCAAGCAGGGCGTGTACCTGACACCGCAGGAGGTCGCCTCACCGCAGTGGCTGGGCACCGAAGGTAACCCGGGCAACATCGCCGCCAACCTGGAGAGCGCCTCGCAGTTCCTCGCCGAGCAGAAGCAGATCCCTGCTGCTGCACCGCTGAAGACGTTCCAGGACGCCATCTATACCCAAGGTCTGCCCGATGTCATCACCAAGTGA
- a CDS encoding ABC transporter ATP-binding protein → MSSPSETVAGAQAPTGAGSHTDGGIHIRGVAHRYGTTTALGPVDLDVEPGSFLVLVGASGCGKSTLLRLIAGFESPTEGDLTVSGRNPVPGKTAGVVFQQPRLFPWRNVGGNIELALKYAGTPRERRAHRRDELLHRVGLEAIADRKIWEISGGQQQRVAIARALASERPETSLLLLDEPFAALDALTRERLQEDVRQVSAESGRTTVFVTHSADEAAFLGSRIVVLTRRPGQVALDLPVDLPRTGIDPDELRRSPEYTRLRSEVGRAVKAAAA, encoded by the coding sequence ATGTCATCACCAAGTGAGACGGTGGCAGGCGCCCAGGCGCCAACCGGCGCGGGCTCACACACCGACGGCGGCATCCACATTCGGGGTGTGGCGCACCGCTACGGCACGACGACCGCGCTGGGACCGGTAGACCTCGACGTCGAACCGGGATCGTTCCTGGTGCTGGTGGGTGCCTCCGGGTGCGGCAAGAGCACGCTGCTCCGGCTGATCGCCGGGTTCGAATCGCCGACCGAGGGTGACCTGACGGTCTCGGGCCGCAATCCGGTGCCCGGCAAGACCGCGGGTGTGGTCTTCCAGCAGCCCAGGCTGTTTCCGTGGCGCAATGTCGGCGGCAACATCGAGCTGGCGCTGAAGTACGCGGGGACGCCGCGGGAACGGCGCGCTCACCGGCGCGATGAGCTGCTGCACCGCGTCGGGCTCGAAGCCATCGCGGACCGCAAGATCTGGGAGATCAGCGGGGGTCAGCAGCAGCGGGTGGCCATCGCCAGGGCACTGGCCTCCGAGCGCCCCGAGACCTCGCTGCTGCTTCTCGACGAACCGTTCGCCGCGCTCGACGCGCTGACTCGGGAACGGTTGCAGGAGGATGTGCGTCAGGTCAGCGCCGAGTCGGGCCGCACGACGGTGTTCGTCACCCACAGCGCCGACGAGGCCGCCTTCCTGGGCTCTCGGATCGTGGTGCTGACCCGCCGTCCCGGTCAGGTCGCTCTGGATCTGCCGGTCGATCTGCCGCGTACCGGGATCGATCCCGACGAGCTGCGCCGTTCCCCGGAATACACCCGGCTGCGTTCCGAGGTCGGCCGGGCGGTGAAAGCGGCTGCCGCTTAA
- a CDS encoding low temperature requirement protein A, whose amino-acid sequence MTAGLRAMLARDPNESHRAASSLELLFDLVFVVAVSQASGALHHLWEEQHFAHGIAAYAMVFFAILNAWINFTWFASAYDTDDWLYRLTTFVQMAGALTIAAGAQRAMLDNDFRAIVIGYVIMRVAMAAQWTRAAISDPEYRGTCVRYAVGIIVAQSLWVAWAVFGGPVWLFPVLAAADLSVAVIAERHQTTNYHHSHIAERYGLFTLIVLGESILAVANSIIGGMSNAAERNGLILVAACSLVIVAAMWWIYFDRPQRDHAVSLPRAFFWGYLHYFIFASAAAFSAGVEVAVAEHLGEGHLPHVAAGLTLTVPLAVFLFSTWLVLDSLRRDALQAVGTVALTVAMLASALLPNPLVGAAAVMVAAAALVSWRHAAQSA is encoded by the coding sequence TTGACGGCCGGCCTGCGGGCCATGCTCGCCCGCGACCCTAATGAATCGCACCGTGCCGCGAGCTCCCTGGAGCTGTTGTTCGACCTGGTCTTCGTCGTCGCTGTGTCCCAGGCCTCCGGCGCGCTGCATCACCTGTGGGAAGAGCAGCACTTCGCGCACGGGATCGCCGCGTACGCGATGGTGTTCTTCGCGATCCTCAATGCCTGGATCAACTTCACCTGGTTTGCCAGCGCGTACGACACCGACGACTGGCTCTACCGGCTGACCACCTTCGTCCAGATGGCCGGCGCCCTGACCATCGCCGCGGGTGCGCAACGCGCCATGCTGGACAACGACTTTCGGGCCATTGTCATCGGCTACGTCATCATGCGGGTGGCGATGGCGGCCCAGTGGACGCGCGCCGCGATCAGCGACCCGGAGTACCGCGGCACCTGTGTGCGCTACGCCGTCGGCATCATCGTGGCCCAGTCACTGTGGGTCGCGTGGGCGGTGTTCGGCGGTCCGGTGTGGCTGTTCCCGGTGCTCGCTGCCGCGGACCTCTCGGTCGCCGTGATCGCCGAACGTCACCAGACGACGAATTATCACCACAGCCACATCGCCGAGCGATACGGCCTTTTCACCCTCATCGTGCTTGGTGAATCCATTCTGGCAGTGGCCAATTCGATCATCGGCGGCATGTCCAACGCAGCGGAGCGCAATGGGCTGATCCTCGTCGCGGCGTGCTCACTGGTGATCGTGGCCGCGATGTGGTGGATCTATTTCGACCGTCCGCAGCGCGACCACGCGGTCAGCTTGCCGCGGGCGTTCTTCTGGGGTTACCTGCACTACTTCATCTTCGCCTCGGCGGCGGCATTCTCGGCGGGCGTGGAGGTCGCAGTGGCCGAACACCTCGGCGAGGGCCACCTGCCCCATGTCGCGGCCGGCCTGACGCTGACCGTTCCGCTTGCCGTGTTCCTGTTCTCGACGTGGCTGGTGCTCGACTCGCTGCGCCGCGACGCACTTCAGGCGGTCGGCACCGTCGCACTGACGGTGGCCATGCTGGCCAGCGCGCTGCTGCCCAACCCCCTGGTCGGTGCCGCCGCCGTGATGGTCGCGGCGGCCGCACTGGTCAGCTGGCGCCACGCCGCTCAAAGCGCTTAA
- a CDS encoding TetR/AcrR family transcriptional regulator: MPPENGMTRREELLAVATKLFAARGYHGTRMDDVADVVGLNKATVYHYYASKSLILFDIYQRAADNTLLAVHDDPSWTAREALYQYTVRLLNNIADNPEGAAVYFQEQPYITEWFTDEQVAEVRDKETQVFEHVTGLIDRGIASGEFYECDSHVVALGYIGMTLGAYRWLRPDGRRSAKEIAAEFSTALLRGLIRDEKVRVESPLGAVEGRGAADKAHA, from the coding sequence ATGCCACCCGAGAACGGGATGACCCGGCGCGAAGAGCTGCTGGCCGTCGCCACCAAGCTGTTCGCCGCCCGTGGCTATCACGGCACCCGGATGGATGACGTCGCCGACGTCGTCGGCCTGAACAAGGCCACCGTGTACCACTACTACGCCAGTAAGTCGCTGATCCTGTTCGACATCTACCAGCGGGCGGCCGACAACACCTTGCTGGCCGTGCACGACGACCCGTCCTGGACCGCCCGTGAGGCGCTCTACCAGTACACCGTGCGGCTGCTGAACAACATCGCCGACAACCCCGAGGGGGCGGCGGTGTACTTCCAGGAGCAGCCCTACATCACCGAGTGGTTCACCGACGAGCAGGTCGCCGAGGTGCGCGACAAGGAGACCCAGGTCTTCGAGCACGTGACCGGCCTGATCGACCGCGGCATCGCCAGCGGGGAGTTCTACGAGTGCGACTCGCACGTGGTGGCCCTGGGCTACATCGGCATGACCCTGGGTGCCTACCGCTGGCTACGGCCCGACGGCCGGCGCAGCGCCAAGGAGATCGCCGCCGAGTTCAGCACGGCCCTGCTGCGCGGCCTGATCCGCGACGAGAAGGTGCGGGTGGAATCACCGCTCGGTGCCGTCGAAGGCCGCGGCGCAGCCGACAAGGCGCACGCCTAG
- a CDS encoding SRPBCC family protein, which translates to MPLVSKTLEVNADATSILGIVADFEAYPEWNDEVKAVYILARYDDGRPSQLRIDTVIQGHESTFIQAVYYPGEGQIQTVLQQGDLFTKQDQLFSVVAMGPASLLTVDLEVETSMPVPSLMVKKLTGDVLEHLANSLKTRAEQLAAT; encoded by the coding sequence ATGCCGCTCGTCTCCAAAACGCTAGAGGTCAACGCCGACGCCACGTCGATCCTGGGCATCGTCGCCGATTTCGAGGCGTACCCCGAGTGGAATGACGAGGTCAAAGCCGTCTACATCCTGGCGCGCTATGACGACGGCCGGCCCAGCCAGCTGCGGATCGACACGGTCATCCAGGGCCACGAGAGCACCTTCATCCAGGCCGTCTACTACCCGGGCGAGGGTCAGATCCAGACGGTGCTTCAGCAGGGTGACCTGTTCACCAAGCAGGATCAGCTGTTCTCGGTGGTGGCGATGGGCCCGGCCAGCCTGCTGACCGTCGACCTCGAGGTGGAGACCTCGATGCCGGTGCCCAGCCTGATGGTCAAGAAACTGACCGGCGACGTGCTCGAGCACCTGGCCAACAGTCTTAAGACTCGCGCCGAGCAGCTAGCCGCCACCTGA
- a CDS encoding GntR family transcriptional regulator has translation MNAPTSARPANPPRPRRSQLADEVAQHLREAIMTGSLRPGTFIRLDETAAQLGVSITPVREALLTLRGEGMVRLEPRRGYVVLPLSRQDIADIYWLQATMAKELAASAVERLTDEQIDELAHANDILASAVLDGDPAAIAAAEFSFHRSFNRATGRIKLSWFLLHVARYMPPLIYVTDMAWGHAAVENHRQLIDALRRRDRETAMGLVEQEFADGAARLMEQLETSGIWR, from the coding sequence GTGAACGCACCGACCTCAGCACGCCCGGCGAACCCCCCGCGACCTCGCCGTTCCCAGCTGGCCGACGAGGTCGCCCAGCACCTGCGCGAGGCGATCATGACGGGCAGCCTGCGGCCGGGGACCTTCATCCGGCTCGACGAGACGGCCGCCCAACTCGGGGTCAGCATCACCCCGGTCCGGGAGGCTTTGCTGACCCTGCGCGGCGAGGGGATGGTGCGCCTGGAGCCCCGCCGCGGCTACGTCGTGCTGCCACTGAGCCGCCAGGACATCGCCGACATCTACTGGTTGCAGGCGACCATGGCCAAGGAGCTCGCCGCCTCAGCCGTCGAGCGCTTGACCGACGAACAGATCGACGAACTGGCCCACGCCAATGACATCCTGGCGAGCGCCGTCCTCGACGGCGACCCGGCAGCCATCGCCGCTGCCGAATTCAGCTTCCACCGGTCGTTCAACCGGGCCACCGGGCGCATCAAACTGTCCTGGTTCCTGCTGCACGTGGCGCGCTACATGCCCCCGCTGATCTACGTCACCGATATGGCCTGGGGTCACGCGGCGGTCGAGAACCACCGCCAACTCATCGACGCGCTGCGCCGCCGCGACCGGGAGACGGCGATGGGGCTCGTCGAGCAGGAGTTCGCCGACGGTGCCGCACGGCTGATGGAACAGCTCGAAACCAGCGGAATCTGGCGCTGA
- the fadD5 gene encoding fatty-acid--CoA ligase FadD5, which produces MTTQLTTATEQPYLSRRQNWANQLARHALMQPDATAIRFMGKTTTWTQFDDRVTRLAGALSRRGVRFGDRVMVLMLNRPEFVEATLAVNRLGAIAVPVNFRLTPPELAFLVQDCEAAVVVTEPVLADVAKAVRDLAPALSTVIVSGEAGDTDVLGYEDLLAEAGEPPEPVDIPNDHAALIMYTSGTTGRPKGAVLTHANLSAQAMTSMYTTAPDINHDVGFIGVPLFHIAGIGNTLGGLLLGTPTVIHPLGGFDPGELLDVLEAEKVTGIFLVPAQWQAVCAAQQAKPRDVRLRALSWGAAPASDTLLRQMAATFPDSKILAAFGQTEMSPVTCMLLGDDAIRKLGSVGKVIPTVAARVVDEDMNDVPVGEVGEIVYRAPTLMAGYWNNPQATAEAFAGGWFHSGDLVRMDDEGYVWVVDRKKDMIISGGENIYCAEVENALAAHPAIAEVAVIGRPHAKWGEVPVAVAAINEAHLRLADLADFLEERLARYKHPKALEIVDALPRNPAGKVLKTELRIRFGASVDPGAAPETGSDTANPG; this is translated from the coding sequence GTGACCACACAGTTGACGACGGCCACTGAGCAGCCGTATCTGTCGCGCCGCCAGAACTGGGCCAACCAGCTCGCCCGCCATGCGCTGATGCAACCGGACGCCACCGCGATCCGGTTCATGGGCAAGACCACGACATGGACGCAGTTCGACGATCGGGTCACCAGACTGGCCGGCGCTCTGAGCCGGCGCGGGGTCCGTTTCGGCGACCGCGTCATGGTGCTGATGCTCAACCGGCCCGAGTTCGTCGAAGCGACCCTGGCGGTCAATCGGCTCGGCGCGATCGCGGTACCGGTGAACTTCCGGCTCACCCCGCCCGAACTCGCGTTCCTCGTCCAGGACTGCGAAGCCGCCGTCGTGGTCACCGAGCCGGTGCTGGCCGACGTCGCCAAAGCTGTCCGCGATCTGGCCCCCGCGCTGTCCACCGTCATCGTGTCCGGCGAGGCCGGCGACACCGATGTGCTCGGTTATGAGGACCTCCTCGCCGAAGCGGGAGAGCCACCCGAGCCGGTCGACATTCCCAACGACCATGCGGCCCTGATCATGTACACCTCGGGCACCACCGGACGCCCGAAGGGCGCGGTGCTGACCCACGCCAATCTCAGCGCCCAGGCGATGACGTCGATGTACACCACCGCACCCGACATCAACCACGACGTCGGCTTCATCGGGGTGCCGCTGTTCCACATCGCCGGCATCGGAAACACTCTCGGCGGCCTGCTGCTGGGCACCCCGACAGTCATCCACCCCCTGGGCGGATTCGATCCGGGTGAACTACTCGATGTCCTCGAGGCCGAGAAAGTCACCGGCATCTTCCTGGTGCCTGCCCAGTGGCAGGCGGTGTGCGCGGCCCAGCAGGCCAAGCCCCGAGATGTCCGGCTGCGGGCATTGTCCTGGGGCGCGGCGCCGGCGTCGGACACGCTGCTGCGCCAGATGGCCGCGACGTTCCCCGACAGCAAGATCCTGGCCGCCTTCGGGCAGACCGAGATGTCCCCGGTCACCTGCATGCTGCTCGGCGACGACGCCATCCGGAAGCTCGGATCGGTCGGCAAGGTCATCCCCACCGTCGCGGCGCGGGTGGTCGACGAGGACATGAACGACGTCCCGGTGGGCGAGGTCGGCGAGATCGTCTACCGGGCGCCCACGCTGATGGCCGGTTACTGGAACAACCCGCAGGCGACCGCGGAGGCCTTCGCCGGCGGCTGGTTCCACTCCGGCGATCTGGTCCGTATGGACGACGAGGGTTACGTGTGGGTGGTCGACCGCAAGAAGGACATGATCATCTCCGGAGGCGAGAACATCTACTGCGCCGAGGTGGAGAACGCCCTGGCGGCCCACCCGGCGATCGCCGAAGTTGCCGTCATCGGCCGGCCGCACGCCAAGTGGGGCGAGGTGCCGGTGGCGGTTGCTGCGATCAACGAGGCGCACCTTCGGCTGGCCGATCTGGCCGACTTCCTCGAGGAGCGGCTGGCTCGCTACAAACACCCCAAGGCTCTCGAAATCGTTGATGCACTGCCCCGCAACCCTGCCGGTAAGGTACTCAAGACCGAGCTGCGAATTCGGTTCGGCGCCAGCGTCGATCCGGGCGCTGCACCCGAAACAGGTTCGGATACAGCAAATCCCGGCTGA
- a CDS encoding MlaE family ABC transporter permease: MRAPLNAVGGFFRMCVLTAKAITKWPFEFREFVLQSWFLFRVTFLPTVAVAVPNTILIIFTINILLVEFGAADASGAGAALAAVTQLGPIVTVLVVAGAGSTAICADLGARTIREEIDALEVLGIDPIHRLVLPRVVASTFVAVLLNGAVITIGLVGGFIFGVYGQNVSAGAYLSTLTLITGLPEVIISIVKALIFGLIAGLVGCYRGLTVSGGAKGLGTAVNETLVLSVVALFAVNVVLTTIGVRFGTGR, from the coding sequence ATGCGCGCGCCGCTGAACGCGGTCGGCGGGTTCTTCCGGATGTGTGTGCTCACCGCCAAGGCGATCACCAAATGGCCGTTCGAGTTCCGTGAGTTCGTCCTGCAGAGCTGGTTCCTGTTCCGGGTGACGTTCCTGCCCACGGTGGCCGTGGCCGTCCCGAACACGATCCTCATCATCTTCACCATCAACATCCTGTTGGTGGAGTTCGGCGCTGCCGATGCCTCCGGCGCCGGTGCGGCCCTGGCCGCCGTCACGCAGCTAGGCCCGATCGTCACCGTGCTCGTGGTGGCCGGCGCGGGATCGACGGCCATCTGCGCCGACCTCGGCGCCCGCACCATCCGCGAAGAGATCGACGCGCTCGAAGTGCTCGGTATCGATCCGATCCACCGGCTGGTGCTGCCGCGCGTGGTCGCCTCCACCTTCGTGGCGGTCCTGCTCAACGGCGCCGTCATCACCATCGGTCTGGTCGGCGGATTCATCTTCGGCGTCTACGGCCAGAACGTGTCGGCCGGCGCCTACCTGTCGACCCTGACCCTGATCACCGGACTTCCCGAGGTCATCATCTCCATCGTCAAGGCACTGATCTTCGGGTTGATCGCCGGACTGGTGGGCTGCTACCGCGGCCTGACGGTGTCCGGCGGCGCCAAGGGCCTGGGCACCGCGGTCAACGAGACGCTGGTTCTCTCGGTCGTCGCGTTGTTCGCCGTGAACGTGGTGCTGACGACCATCGGTGTCCGATTCGGAACGGGGCGGTGA